The Gemmatimonadota bacterium sequence CCGGACGCCGCAAAGGCCTACAGGACGCTGTCGGCCTACTGGCGCGCCGAGGTCCGGGATGCCCTCGAACGGCACTTGCGGTACGAGCCGACCCGGGTGAGCAAGAGCCGGATCCGACGTCCTCGCGGGTTGAGTAGGCCGCAGCGTCGGCTCCGGGTCGGGGAGGTGC is a genomic window containing:
- a CDS encoding type II toxin-antitoxin system RelE/ParE family toxin, producing MRHEVILAPDAAKAYRTLSAYWRAEVRDALERHLRYEPTRVSKSRIRRPRGLSRPQRRLRVGEVRVFHDVTSEAVEVLAIVTKAEASRWLAEHGTPDAPGGAG